From the genome of Lotus japonicus ecotype B-129 chromosome 6, LjGifu_v1.2, one region includes:
- the LOC130724210 gene encoding transcription repressor OFP5-like, with the protein MKWGGRKNSSSSSSEPSFISKTQKASHFSWLSKFMQMRINSEPSPAKIKHKENRNSTSSAGSSSSSHYSCRNGDRFYAGYDGVFRKQSCEEDSTDKRSKDFDDNVIASSSFHSGRSNAMRNGRREGAPQLKEKREEQRKLLNDQKVSNEMMDEYNRELEYEYLRRRFERKAQQVLQAQLLKLEREIKEVEFASGKDVEKDVLQFESPRTICTPRTHSFASSDSKNFRNIVEDRVFSTQNFEKNDSTTRKRLSSEKQNLKVKIEKQTQPLHVSREVQRRKPKHSSKVRINSPRMASISKVESCKIKAIEDMRKAKLKVKKERKEIVEETPELDSFAVIKSSLDPKQDFRDSMIEMIMEKQISQPQEMEELLACYLTLNADEYHDLIIKVFRQVWFDMSQYGLGIKSEMQWCCYE; encoded by the coding sequence ATGAAGTGGGGTGGAAGAaaaaattcttcatcttcttcttctgagcctTCTTTCATCTCTAAAACTCAAAAGGcatctcatttttcttggctGTCAAAGTTCATGCAGATGAGAATCAATTCAGAACCAAGTCCTGCAAAAATCAAGCACAAGGAAAATCGGAATTCTACATCTTCTGCTGGTAGTTCATCTTCATCACATTATTCTTGTAGGAATGGAGATAGATTTTATGCTGGATATGATGGTGTTTTCAGGAAACAATCATGTGAAGAAGATAGTACAGATAAGAGAAGTAAAGATTTTGATGACAATGTCATTGCATCCTCAAGTTTCCACAGTGGTAGAAGCAATGCTATGAGAaatggaagaagagaaggtgCCCCCCAGTTaaaggagaagagagaagaacAGAGAAAGTTGCTGAATGATCAAAAGGTTTCAAATGAGATGATGGATGAGTACAATCGAGAATTGGAATATGAGTACTTAAGGAGGAGATTCGAGAGGAAAGCACAACAAGTTTTGCAAGCGCAGCTCTTGAAACTTGAAAGAGAAATCAAGGAAGTTGAATTTGCTTCAGGTAAAGATGTGGAAAAAGATGTGTTGCAATTTGAATCACCTAGAACAATTTGCACACCACGAACACATTCTTTTGCCTCTTCTGATTCCAAGAATTTTAGAAATATCGTAGAAGATCGCGTGTTTAGTACACAGAATTTCGAGAAAAATGACAGCACAACTCGGAAGAGACTGAGTTCTGAGAAGCAGAATTTGAAGGTAAAGATTGAGAAACAGACGCAACCACTTCATGTAAGCAGAGAAGTTCAGAGGAGGAAACCAAAGCACAGCTCCAAAGTCAGAATTAACTCTCCAAGGATGGCTTCCATTTCCAAGGTTGAAAGTTGCAAAATAAAGGCTATAGAAGACATGAGGAAAGCAAAACTGAAggtgaagaaagaaagaaaagaaattgtGGAGGAAACACCAGAGTTAGATAGCTTTGCAGTGATTAAAAGTTCATTGGATCCAAAGCAGGATTTCAGAGATTCAATGATTGAGATGATCATGGAGAAGCAGATTAGTCAGCCACAAGAAATGGAAGAGCTTTTGGCATGTTATCTGACTTTGAATGCTGATGAGTATCATGATCTCATCATCAAAGTGTTCAGGCAAGTATGGTTTGATATGAGCCAATATGGTTTGGGAATTAAATCAGAAATGCAATGGTGTTGCTATGAATAA
- the LOC130722570 gene encoding U-box domain-containing protein 17 — protein sequence MASGAIFASLRRRRSPTLDAFLAPVDLSDVALVQTLVAVAGELVSCFSKRPFFFQSKNSRSLIRKVEVFQLLLEYLSDSGSGACLPPTALLCLKELYLLLYRTKILLDYCAQSSKLWLLLQNHSISGHFHDLNQEISTLLDVFPIKDVRLSKDVREQVELLQKQSRRAKLFIDKKDDALRIRFFSFLDEFEKGQIPGSAELQSFYVDKLQILDASGCRNEIDALEEQIVNHEGDIEPTISVLKGLVAMTRYCRFLLFGFEEDELDLEGGSMKKSKRRLITQEIAETFLTVPKDFCCPISLDLMRDPVIISTGQTYERSSISRWMEEGHTTCPKTGQMLGHNRLVPNRALRNLIVQWCSAHGVPLDPPEVLEAEAFASACPTKAALEANKATAALLIQQLANGSQFGKTIAAREIRFLAKTGRENRAFIAEAGAIPYLRNLLSSHNAVAQENSVTALLNLSIFDKNKSRIMDEEGCLGSIVDVLRFGHTTEARENAAATLFSLSAVHDYKKVIADRTGAVEALAGLLQDGTPRGKKDAVTALFNLSTHTENCVRMIEAGAVTALVGALGNEGVAEEAAGALALIVRQPIGAKAVVTEDEAVVGLIGMMRCGTPRGKENAVAALLELCRGGGAAATERVVKAPALAGLLQTLLFTGTKRARRKAASLARVFQRCENASLHYGGLGVGYALASNSAPTRDTSYAGDVSVPMSISVPVL from the coding sequence ATGGCTTCAGGCGCAATTTTCGCGTCTCTGCGGCGGAGGAGGTCGCCGACGTTGGACGCGTTTCTCGCCCCCGTTGACTTGAGCGACGTCGCTTTGGTGCAGACGCTTGTAGCGGTGGCTGGTGAGCTTGTGTCTTGCTTTTCCAAGCGTCCGTTCTTCTTCCAGAGCAAGAATTCCCGGTCTCTGATCCGGAAGGTGGAGGTTTTTCAGCTGCTGTTGGAGTATCTGAGCGATTCTGGTTCTGGGGCGTGTCTTCCACCTACTGCGTTACTTTGTCTCAAGGAGCTTTACCTGCTGCTGTACCGGACCAAGATTCTGCTTGATTATTGCGCACAGTCGAGTAAGTTGTGGCTTTTGCTTCAGAACCATTCGATTTCTGGTCATTTCCATGATTTGAACCAAGAGATTTCGACCCTTTTGGATGTTTTTCCGATTAAGGATGTTAGGTTGAGTAAGGATGTTAGGGAACAGGTTGAGCTGTTGCAGAAGCAGTCTAGAAGGGCTAAGCTGTTTATAGACAAGAAAGATGATGCTCTTAGGATccggtttttttcttttcttgatgAGTTTGAGAAAGGGCAGATTCCTGGTTCAGCTGAATTGCAATCTTTCTATGTTGATAAGTTGCAGATTCTTGATGCTTCTGGTTGTAGAAATGAAATTGATGCTTTGGAGGAGCAGATTGTTAACCATGAGGGTGACATTGAGCCTACGATTTCGGTGCTAAAAGGGTTGGTGGCCATGACTCGGTATTGCAGGTTTTTGCTCTTTGGGTTTGAGGAAGATGAGCTGGATTTGGAAGGTGGAAGTATGAAGAAGTCAAAGAGGAGATTGATTACTCAGGAAATTGCGGAAACGTTTTTAACTGTTCCGAAGGACTTTTGCTGCCCAATATCATTGGATTTGATGAGAGACCCGGTGATAATTTCCACTGGTCAAACTTATGAGAGGAGTTCCATTTCAAGGTGGATGGAAGAAGGGCACACAACTTGCCCAAAAACAGGACAAATGCTTGGCCACAATCGCCTAGTTCCTAATCGTGCTCTGAGGAACTTGATTGTGCAGTGGTGCTCCGCTCATGGAGTTCCCCTTGACCCACCGGAGGTGTTGGAGGCAGAAGCTTTTGCATCAGCTTGTCCCACCAAGGCTGCCCTTGAAGCCAACAAAGCCACAGCAGCACTTCTCATTCAACAGCTAGCTAACGGGTCACAATTTGGAAAGACTATAGCTGCTCGGGAGATACGGTTTCTAGCGAAAACTGGCAGAGAAAATCGTGCCTTCATTGCAGAAGCAGGGGCGATTCCTTATCTTCGGAACCTACTTTCATCACATAATGCCGTAGCTCAGGAGAATTCTGTGACTGCATTGCTCAACCTATCCATTTTCGACAAGAACAAAAGTCGGATCATGGATGAAGAAGGGTGTCTAGGATCAATTGTTGATGTGTTGAGATTTGGGCACACAACAGAAGCAAGGGAAAATGCGGCTGCAACATTGTTCAGCCTATCAGCCGTCCATGACTACAAGAAAGTAATTGCAGATAGAACAGGAGCTGTTGAAGCCCTGGCAGGTCTATTGCAAGATGGAACTCCTAGAGGAAAGAAGGATGCTGTAACAGCTTTGTTCAATCTTTCGACACACACTGAGAATTGTGTTAGAATGATTGAGGCAGGGGCAGTGACGGCTCTAGTTGGAGCTTTGGGGAATGAAGGAGTTGCTGAGGAAGCAGCAGGTGCCCTCGCGTTGATTGTCCGGCAGCCTATTGGAGCCAAGGCAGTAGTGACTGAGGACGAAGCAGTTGTTggattgataggaatgatgcgTTGTGGAACACCGAGAGGTAAAGAGAATGCAGTTGCAGCTTTACTCGAGTTGTGCAGGGGTGGAGGTGCGGCTGCAACTGAAAGGGTGGTTAAGGCGCCAGCTTTGGCTGGATTACTTCAAACCTTGCTTTTCACCGGGACAAAGCGGGCGAGACGGAAAGCTGCTTCACTTGCTAGAGTGTTTCAGAGATGTGAAAATGCATCTTTGCATTATGGTGGATTAGGTGTAGGGTATGCATTAGCTAGCAATTCAGCTCCTACTAGAGATACAAGCTATGCGGGTGATGTTTCAGTACCAATGTCCATTTCTGTCCCTGTTCTATAG
- the LOC130723754 gene encoding heat stress transcription factor A-4c-like: MEEAHGSSNSLPPFLTKIYEMVDDPSSNTVVSWSSTNKSFIVWNPPEFARDLLPKFFKHNNFSSFIRQLNTYGFRKVDPEQWEFANEDFVRGQPHLLKNIHRRKPVHSHSLQNVQGAVSPLTESERQSLKDQIEKLKHDKEQLLLELQRHEQEWKMYEIQLHCSKDRLETLEKKHQTMLSSVSQVLQKPGIALNHWQLTENMERKRRLPRSGQISDEASIEDPMEASQVLSKENAESTSAFTLSTERLDSLESSMTFWENIVHDVGGVSSFHSHSNLDFDASISCANSPAISCMQLDVEVQPKSPSIDMNSEPVVAAVHDLVASEEQPAVAAPVATGVNDVFWEQFLTENPGAQEAQSERKESNGRNNEGKPGDFGRFWWNIRNVNNLPEQMGQS, from the exons ATGGAGGAAGCTCATGGAAGTTCCAATTCCCTGCCTCCTTTCCTGACCAAGATTTATGAGATGGTAGATGATCCTTCATCTAATACTGTTGTTTCATGGAGTTCCACCAATAAGAGTTTCATTGTTTGGAATCCACCAGAATTTGCAAGGGATTTGTTGCCAAAATTCTTCAAGCACAACAACTTCTCAAGTTTTATTAGGCAGCTCAACACTTAT GGCTTTAGAAAGGTTGATCCAGAACAATGGGAATTTGCAAATGAGGATTTTGTGAGAGGTCAACCTCATCTTTTGAAGAATATCCATAGGCGTAAACCAGTTCATAGCCATTCTTTGCAGAATGTCCAAGGGGCTGTTTCCCCACTAACGGAATCAGAACGACAGAGCTTGAAAGATCAGATAGAGAAGCTTAAACATGATAAAGAGCAACTTCTTCTGGAGTTACAGCGACACGAACAGGAGTGGAAAATGTACGAGATACAACTACATTGCTCAAAGGATCGTTTGGAGACGTTGGAAAAGAAGCATCAAACTATGCTCTCTTCTGTTTCTCAAGTGCTGCAGAAGCCTGGAATTGCCTTAAACCATTGGCAGCTGACAGAAAACATGGAGAGGAAAAGAAGGTTGCCGAGAAGTGGTCAGATTAGTGATGAAGCTAGCATTGAAGATCCCATGGAAGCTTCCCAAGTGTTATCTAAAGAAAATGCTGAGAGTACTTCTGCTTTCACATTAAGCACGGAGCGATTGGATTCGCTTGAGTCATCCATGACTTTTTGGGAGAATATTGTTCATGATGTTGGTGGCGTCTCCTCTTTTCATAGTCATTCCAATTTGGATTTTGATGCATCTATAAGCTGTGCCAATAGTCCAGCTATCTCTTGTATGCAACTAGATGTGGAAGTTCAACCCAAGTCACCCAGCATCGACATGAACTCTGAGCCAGTTGTAGCTGCTGTTCATGATCTCGTTGCATCAGAAGAACAACCTGCAGTAGCAGCCCCTGTGGCTACCGGTGTTAATGATGTATTCTGGGAACAATTCTTGACAGAAAATCCTGGTGCCCAGGAAGCACAATCAGAAAGAAAGGAGTCTAATGGCAGAAACAATGAGGGAAAACCAGGTGACTTTGGTAGATTTTGGTGGAACATTAGGAATGTAAATAACCTTCCAGAACAGATGGGGCAGTCTTAG